A DNA window from Nitrospira sp. contains the following coding sequences:
- a CDS encoding hypothetical protein (Evidence 4 : Unknown function but conserved in other organisms; MaGe:77311046), giving the protein MNPMQTTDTLFYPFHLCHEETLHRLLARFHRIHFRDYMAIQLSPFSGTTAFADRMGGTFPDLVAAGRIIQGHHVSGPLTGAGQAAVDRDLADRQWRRLFHEALRENRRFQRGLFDPAHSMTIGRDIVPGPAALLRLMHEDLLHQPFTVKTVQQLSGERPTGADAYRFEYGLALVKTAAAQHHTIQLAQSLSVTAATDSPAHFQLFGHALEREDERLPNHLVVRTGY; this is encoded by the coding sequence ATGAATCCCATGCAAACCACAGACACCTTGTTCTACCCCTTCCACCTCTGCCATGAAGAGACATTGCACCGCCTCCTGGCGCGGTTTCATCGTATTCATTTTCGCGACTACATGGCAATCCAGCTCAGTCCCTTCTCGGGGACGACTGCCTTCGCCGACCGCATGGGCGGAACGTTTCCAGATCTGGTCGCCGCCGGACGGATTATTCAAGGCCATCACGTCAGCGGTCCATTGACCGGCGCCGGGCAGGCCGCCGTCGATCGCGACTTGGCCGACCGTCAGTGGCGCAGGCTCTTTCACGAGGCCCTCCGGGAAAACCGCCGCTTTCAACGAGGGTTGTTCGATCCGGCCCACTCCATGACGATTGGGCGCGATATCGTGCCAGGCCCCGCCGCGCTGCTTCGGCTCATGCACGAGGACCTTCTCCACCAACCATTCACCGTCAAAACCGTACAGCAGTTGAGCGGCGAACGGCCGACCGGCGCTGACGCTTATAGGTTTGAATACGGCTTGGCGCTAGTAAAAACGGCCGCGGCTCAACACCATACGATTCAACTGGCACAGAGCCTCTCCGTCACAGCCGCCACAGATTCGCCCGCGCATTTTCAGCTATTTGGCCACGCGCTTGAACGAGAAGATGAGCGGCTTCCCAACCACCTAGTGGTCAGAACCGGGTATTAA
- a CDS encoding hypothetical protein (Evidence 4 : Unknown function but conserved in other organisms; MaGe:77311051) — protein sequence MDVEELLHRAMNTIAQSDPIIKLLQQVRMGKMKAGDAGLRVVVEAWFGTYEKALKTEGLTQAALRRLDPAPRVAVLLDAGVLPADHPSVLGLERAFSQALSQAPLG from the coding sequence ATGGATGTGGAAGAATTGCTTCACCGTGCGATGAACACCATTGCGCAGTCCGATCCAATCATCAAGCTGCTTCAGCAAGTGAGGATGGGCAAGATGAAGGCGGGGGATGCCGGATTGCGCGTGGTGGTCGAGGCCTGGTTCGGGACCTATGAGAAAGCCTTGAAGACCGAGGGGCTGACTCAAGCCGCCCTCCGCCGGCTCGATCCGGCTCCGCGTGTGGCGGTGCTACTGGATGCCGGAGTGTTGCCGGCCGATCATCCTTCTGTGCTAGGACTTGAACGGGCGTTTTCACAGGCCCTC
- a CDS encoding hypothetical protein (Evidence 4 : Unknown function but conserved in other organisms; MaGe:77311039): MIPRPTPILRFTHVDNLDTIIRRDGLHAPNHVPNDGLNYRFCHNAEVQSARADIAISMGPGGTIPDYVPFYFGCLSPMMLNLKTGRVKGYNEGQDPLIYLVSSAQAVETAGIKFVYSDGHGLASYTEWFDDLSELGNVDWNIVNQRYWRGDINDMDRQRKKQAEFLVHKCCPWSLIQEIVVIDSVMQDRAQTIQVAFPADQRRVVRVDRNWYYW; the protein is encoded by the coding sequence ATGATACCTAGGCCAACACCGATACTCCGATTTACCCATGTCGATAATCTCGACACGATTATTCGACGTGACGGACTGCACGCGCCGAATCATGTGCCGAATGATGGGTTGAACTACCGATTTTGCCATAATGCTGAAGTTCAGAGCGCTCGTGCTGACATCGCTATTTCTATGGGGCCTGGTGGGACAATTCCTGACTATGTTCCATTTTATTTTGGCTGTCTGTCGCCCATGATGCTGAACCTGAAAACAGGTCGAGTCAAAGGTTATAACGAGGGGCAGGACCCATTGATCTATTTAGTCTCCTCGGCGCAAGCAGTTGAAACTGCCGGGATCAAGTTTGTTTATTCGGATGGCCATGGCCTTGCTTCCTATACGGAATGGTTCGATGATCTCAGCGAACTAGGGAACGTTGATTGGAATATAGTCAATCAACGGTATTGGAGGGGTGACATCAATGACATGGACAGGCAGCGCAAGAAACAAGCGGAGTTTCTTGTTCACAAATGTTGTCCGTGGTCGCTGATTCAGGAAATCGTGGTGATCGATTCAGTCATGCAGGATCGTGCGCAAACGATCCAAGTGGCTTTCCCTGCGGATCAGAGGCGGGTAGTCAGGGTTGATCGGAATTGGTATTATTGGTGA
- a CDS encoding Oxygen-independent coproporphyrinogen-III oxidase-like protein (MaGe:77311049), with amino-acid sequence MPPPRDIGLYIHVPLCRQRCHFCAFYLEIATPARIEVYLSALARELTLSHRQNLLDGRALQSIYFGGGTPTVIPALRLAALLDHIRQIYSVAPDVEITIEAHPSTVTHSDLTILANAGVTRISLGAESMAPQDFIPIGRPGTIAETEQAVVNARTAGFSNINLDLMYGLPGQSLASWTATVESLIELNPTHISCYALTIEDHTKLAQDIAKGLTPPPDESLQIEMEEAAERVLAAAGFTHYEISNYARPGYACRHNLLYWTGGDYLGLGPSAQSYVDGNRFGNIADLDAYASQLQINQFPITDRRLLTDEEQQRDALIFGLRLLKGVPHTLASEDAEQRDIFTQLTTRGLVVQEDGLIRLTPLGRRFADSVAAELF; translated from the coding sequence ATGCCGCCACCGCGAGATATCGGGCTCTATATCCATGTCCCGCTCTGCCGGCAGCGCTGCCACTTCTGCGCCTTCTACTTGGAAATCGCCACACCGGCTCGCATCGAAGTCTATCTATCAGCGCTTGCGCGTGAGCTGACGCTCTCTCATCGGCAGAACCTGCTCGATGGACGCGCGCTGCAGAGCATCTATTTCGGTGGGGGTACGCCCACAGTTATTCCAGCACTGCGACTGGCTGCGCTCCTCGACCATATTCGACAAATCTATTCCGTCGCGCCAGATGTCGAAATCACCATCGAAGCACACCCCTCAACGGTCACACATTCAGATTTGACAATCCTCGCCAATGCCGGCGTGACTCGAATCAGCCTGGGAGCAGAATCCATGGCGCCCCAGGATTTCATTCCCATCGGCCGTCCAGGGACAATAGCCGAAACCGAACAGGCTGTCGTCAACGCCCGAACGGCAGGATTCTCAAATATCAACCTGGATCTCATGTACGGGCTGCCTGGCCAAAGCCTCGCATCATGGACCGCTACCGTGGAATCGCTCATCGAGCTGAATCCAACCCATATCTCATGCTACGCCCTCACCATCGAGGACCATACCAAGCTGGCGCAGGATATCGCCAAAGGACTCACCCCGCCACCGGATGAATCGCTTCAAATTGAGATGGAAGAAGCGGCAGAAAGGGTACTAGCCGCGGCAGGGTTTACTCATTATGAAATTTCAAACTATGCCAGGCCTGGCTATGCCTGCCGCCACAATCTGCTCTACTGGACCGGCGGCGACTATCTTGGCCTTGGCCCCAGCGCACAGTCCTATGTCGATGGAAACCGCTTCGGCAACATTGCCGATCTCGATGCCTATGCCAGCCAGCTGCAAATCAACCAGTTTCCCATAACAGATCGCCGCCTGCTGACCGATGAAGAACAGCAACGCGATGCTCTCATCTTCGGCCTCCGATTATTGAAAGGGGTCCCACATACCCTTGCCAGCGAGGATGCGGAACAGCGCGACATCTTCACACAACTCACGACACGAGGCCTGGTTGTGCAGGAGGATGGTCTAATCAGGCTCACCCCGCTGGGCCGTCGCTTTGCCGATAGCGTGGCCGCGGAACTGTTCTGA
- a CDS encoding conserved exported protein of unknown function (Evidence 4 : Unknown function but conserved in other organisms; MaGe:77311041) encodes MTRTTVLGFSLTVLLALAGCETDQALLQKSAQEQDLRNETTVGTHLPPGCPTQTASFPAGQPTFTASYQEPAVDQKGAPLTDLAFTTIYISAAETPTTAMRVWTNDAHGGASVTVHDIPLPARNIGLCVTATNWSRKESGPAPVQPPQAPR; translated from the coding sequence ATGACTCGCACAACCGTACTGGGATTCAGCCTAACCGTTCTACTGGCACTAGCAGGCTGCGAGACGGATCAAGCGCTGCTTCAGAAAAGCGCTCAGGAGCAGGACCTGCGGAATGAAACGACCGTGGGTACACACCTTCCGCCAGGCTGCCCGACTCAGACGGCATCCTTCCCCGCCGGCCAGCCCACATTCACCGCCTCGTACCAGGAACCGGCAGTCGATCAAAAAGGAGCGCCGCTAACCGACCTGGCCTTTACAACAATCTATATCAGCGCCGCAGAAACTCCGACGACGGCCATGCGTGTCTGGACAAACGATGCTCATGGCGGAGCATCCGTGACAGTACACGACATCCCTCTTCCCGCGCGAAACATAGGATTGTGCGTCACCGCCACCAATTGGTCCCGCAAAGAATCAGGCCCTGCCCCGGTGCAACCACCTCAGGCTCCCCGCTGA
- a CDS encoding hypothetical protein (Evidence 4 : Unknown function but conserved in other organisms; MaGe:77311043), giving the protein MSMHTAPQSTVADDPKAREVMRQAFEKTARWPKEFNGFTADLTVNINGKVTTGPIMVKGPREVSVQLSDADVQKWAQEQLGMIAVHRGPRSFEESDGKYSLTMEEDGHPFGTKMDIHGSNSFYRIKDGRITQINRKMAHPGMTPFAFSINVEESSVTQDQKNLTTKYTVYYYSPTDGKLNNVESFTDTHVRVGAADLPATRRIIAFENGQVVVKNLTFANHKLL; this is encoded by the coding sequence ATGTCCATGCATACAGCCCCGCAATCCACCGTCGCCGACGATCCCAAAGCCCGGGAAGTCATGCGGCAGGCCTTCGAGAAGACCGCCCGCTGGCCAAAAGAGTTTAACGGCTTCACCGCCGATCTGACGGTCAACATCAACGGCAAGGTCACGACCGGCCCTATTATGGTGAAAGGACCCCGCGAGGTATCCGTTCAATTGAGCGATGCCGACGTGCAAAAGTGGGCCCAGGAACAGCTCGGCATGATCGCCGTCCATCGCGGGCCCCGAAGCTTCGAAGAATCGGACGGCAAATACTCCCTCACGATGGAAGAAGACGGCCACCCCTTCGGCACTAAGATGGACATCCACGGATCGAACTCTTTCTACCGGATTAAAGACGGCCGCATCACCCAGATTAACCGGAAGATGGCCCACCCAGGCATGACCCCGTTCGCATTCTCGATCAACGTCGAGGAAAGCAGCGTGACGCAAGACCAGAAAAACCTGACCACTAAATACACCGTCTATTACTACTCCCCGACCGACGGCAAACTGAATAACGTCGAGAGCTTCACCGACACGCATGTGCGCGTCGGAGCGGCAGACCTGCCGGCCACCCGCCGCATCATTGCGTTCGAGAACGGCCAGGTCGTCGTGAAGAACCTGACCTTCGCGAATCACAAATTACTCTAA
- a CDS encoding hypothetical protein (Evidence 4 : Unknown function but conserved in other organisms; MaGe:77311048), which yields MPVNMDPAKKRRSSQATQPSTPAPVETPAETAPQAFGAETPADREKDLADAEWKNLWDATEVIDMDKV from the coding sequence ATGCCCGTTAATATGGATCCCGCTAAAAAACGCCGCAGCAGTCAGGCAACACAACCTTCGACTCCGGCACCGGTCGAGACACCGGCAGAGACCGCCCCGCAAGCGTTTGGAGCGGAAACGCCAGCCGATCGCGAAAAAGATCTGGCCGATGCCGAATGGAAGAATTTGTGGGATGCGACCGAAGTGATCGATATGGATAAGGTGTGA
- a CDS encoding Adaptor protein (MaGe:77311045), producing the protein MAKPSFPLATPDVTEETGTGTGDGLEARVIVYNCDCHTYQQVIALLCKYVPGMTSSRAFELAYRIDHEGEAMVFEGETQQAEQIAAGLASGGLRVVVQ; encoded by the coding sequence ATGGCAAAACCATCCTTTCCGCTGGCCACCCCTGACGTAACGGAAGAAACCGGCACTGGCACCGGCGACGGCCTCGAAGCTCGAGTGATTGTCTACAATTGCGACTGCCACACGTACCAACAAGTCATTGCCCTCCTCTGCAAGTACGTACCGGGCATGACGTCGTCGCGCGCCTTTGAACTCGCCTATCGGATCGATCATGAGGGGGAAGCGATGGTCTTCGAGGGAGAGACGCAGCAAGCCGAGCAAATTGCGGCAGGGCTCGCCAGCGGAGGCCTGCGCGTAGTCGTACAGTAG
- a CDS encoding hypothetical protein (Evidence 5 : Unknown function; MaGe:77311038) codes for MNSAGEASILRSMPKSDRKAREHPAQEEAITSHIAHLSASRFTKIEFLLPPLEEQKEIVVEVERRLSVIDELEANLTRTDRLRLAILSQAFSGELHG; via the coding sequence ATGAATTCTGCTGGAGAAGCGAGTATTCTGCGGAGCATGCCTAAGTCTGACCGTAAGGCTCGCGAACATCCAGCTCAGGAAGAGGCCATCACTAGCCATATTGCACATCTGAGCGCTAGTCGATTTACAAAGATTGAATTTCTGCTGCCACCACTTGAAGAGCAAAAAGAGATTGTAGTCGAAGTCGAGCGCCGCCTGTCAGTCATCGACGAACTCGAAGCCAACCTCACTCGCACCGACCGGCTGAGGTTGGCGATTCTGAGTCAGGCATTTTCAGGCGAGCTCCACGGGTAA
- a CDS encoding Appr-1-p processing protein (MaGe:77311040) — protein sequence MITNATGNLLQADTEALVNTVNCDGFMGKGIALQFKQAWPENFAVYAKACRAKDVRPGEMLIWESSRMVNPRYIINFPTKRHWREKSHIEDIQSGLRALVRDVRRLGIRSIAVPPLGCGNGGLNWQDVRPLIESAFAELPGIQVQLFSPSGAPEAKSMPVNTRRPSMTMSRALFVKVMHQYETLSYRLTLLEIQKLMYFLQEAGEPMRLRFEAGLYGPYAANLNKVLERMEGHLIRGYGDSQKYDTEIALLPDAVKEADAFLSEHPLPIARANRVSDLIQGFETPYGMELLSSVHWACNHGMPKATTAESAIESVHKWNERKSKMLRPEHIRIAHQRLRELAWIAR from the coding sequence ATGATTACAAACGCTACAGGCAATCTTCTTCAGGCTGACACTGAAGCTCTGGTGAATACCGTCAATTGTGACGGCTTCATGGGCAAAGGCATTGCTTTGCAGTTTAAGCAAGCTTGGCCGGAGAATTTTGCTGTCTACGCCAAGGCCTGCCGTGCGAAGGATGTTCGGCCGGGTGAGATGCTGATCTGGGAATCGAGCCGGATGGTGAACCCGAGATATATTATTAATTTCCCGACTAAGCGACATTGGCGAGAAAAGTCTCATATTGAAGATATTCAAAGCGGCCTGCGGGCATTAGTTAGAGATGTTCGGCGATTGGGTATTCGGTCCATTGCGGTGCCGCCATTAGGCTGTGGGAATGGTGGCCTGAATTGGCAGGATGTCCGCCCGCTGATTGAATCCGCTTTTGCCGAACTGCCGGGCATCCAGGTGCAGCTCTTCAGCCCTTCGGGCGCACCGGAAGCGAAGTCCATGCCAGTCAATACTCGGCGGCCATCTATGACTATGAGCCGTGCTCTGTTCGTAAAGGTCATGCATCAGTACGAGACATTGAGTTACCGACTGACGCTGCTTGAAATCCAAAAGCTGATGTACTTTCTTCAGGAGGCTGGTGAGCCTATGCGGCTGCGGTTTGAAGCAGGCCTCTATGGTCCCTATGCTGCGAATCTCAATAAAGTGCTGGAGCGAATGGAAGGCCATCTAATTCGCGGTTACGGTGACAGCCAGAAGTATGATACTGAAATTGCGCTGCTTCCCGATGCTGTCAAAGAGGCAGATGCATTTTTAAGCGAACATCCCCTGCCGATTGCGCGAGCGAATCGAGTGAGTGACCTCATTCAAGGGTTCGAGACTCCCTATGGCATGGAGCTACTTTCCTCAGTACATTGGGCCTGCAATCATGGGATGCCAAAGGCGACTACCGCAGAGTCGGCTATAGAGTCAGTCCACAAGTGGAATGAGAGAAAGTCTAAAATGCTTCGTCCCGAGCATATCCGCATTGCCCATCAGCGTCTTCGTGAGCTTGCTTGGATAGCCAGGTGA
- a CDS encoding hypothetical protein (Evidence 4 : Unknown function but conserved in other organisms; MaGe:77311042), with amino-acid sequence MDLRTSFPRSMRTPLAGYVHLARMIDKCRAVLSGTEGEYIYPCPMDERLLDFAGIASVQFTAAVQAHPGDEGVAAWFLKTAIPHSPAELDTWNQQLLARGPSSPESLERFKQYRDAIDPSRTDLTAWSDLQDLEEGRTVQRRQPSA; translated from the coding sequence ATGGACCTCAGAACTTCATTCCCACGCAGCATGCGAACCCCACTCGCGGGCTACGTCCACCTCGCGCGCATGATCGACAAATGCCGCGCCGTCCTCTCAGGAACCGAAGGCGAATATATTTATCCCTGCCCAATGGACGAACGGCTGTTGGACTTCGCGGGAATCGCCAGCGTTCAATTCACCGCAGCCGTACAAGCACATCCCGGCGACGAGGGCGTCGCCGCCTGGTTCCTGAAAACGGCTATCCCCCATTCACCGGCTGAGCTAGACACATGGAACCAGCAGCTATTAGCGCGCGGCCCCAGTTCCCCCGAGAGCCTGGAGCGGTTCAAACAATACCGCGACGCCATCGATCCCTCGCGGACCGACCTGACCGCCTGGTCCGACTTGCAGGATTTGGAAGAAGGACGGACCGTACAGAGACGGCAACCATCGGCATAA
- a CDS encoding hypothetical protein (Evidence 4 : Unknown function but conserved in other organisms; MaGe:77311050) translates to MYREEQSFTLRFSLEASFPDDYEGEEDQRAWTGEWEARMKPEILKTVFESLRRHPGWSAHIRNRGISTQAEIEVVVEKDFGKPQPFKI, encoded by the coding sequence ATGTATCGTGAAGAACAGTCCTTCACTCTCCGATTCAGCTTGGAGGCCAGCTTTCCGGACGACTACGAGGGAGAGGAGGATCAGCGCGCCTGGACCGGTGAATGGGAAGCGCGCATGAAGCCGGAGATCCTCAAAACGGTCTTCGAGTCGTTACGCCGCCATCCAGGCTGGTCGGCGCACATTCGGAATCGAGGAATATCAACCCAGGCTGAAATTGAAGTCGTCGTCGAGAAAGATTTCGGGAAACCTCAACCGTTCAAAATCTAA
- a CDS encoding hypothetical protein (Evidence 4 : Unknown function but conserved in other organisms; MaGe:77311044) gives MERRAASHTEEEEMNQRRKLLNAAKRGDQKAIGKLFELYQVRVMNPDQLTKINKVYAAMPIPVKAGSSRSSRQSAKAGKQSPAKGGVSAKPAPSAKPEKPVKPAKAATPATAAKPSKSAKAGASVAKKSAKQPAKRKAK, from the coding sequence ATGGAACGACGCGCCGCGTCCCATACCGAAGAAGAAGAAATGAACCAACGCCGCAAGCTGTTAAATGCGGCGAAGCGGGGCGATCAGAAAGCCATTGGGAAATTGTTTGAGCTGTACCAAGTGCGGGTGATGAACCCGGATCAGCTGACGAAGATCAATAAAGTGTATGCCGCCATGCCGATACCGGTGAAGGCGGGATCGTCACGATCCAGCCGGCAGTCGGCCAAAGCGGGCAAACAGTCTCCCGCAAAGGGAGGCGTCTCGGCGAAGCCTGCGCCATCCGCCAAGCCGGAAAAACCGGTGAAGCCGGCGAAAGCCGCAACGCCAGCGACCGCAGCGAAACCTTCGAAATCTGCAAAGGCTGGGGCTTCTGTGGCTAAGAAATCCGCGAAGCAACCGGCGAAACGGAAAGCCAAGTAG
- a CDS encoding Ca(2+)/H(+) antiporter (MaGe:77311047) → MKRIFTSWLDVLLVFIPAALVLEFSKADPLFIFAASAFAIIPLAGMLGRATEHLTSHVGAGIGSLLNASLGNAAELIIALAALREGLHDVVKASLTGSILGNILLVLGASMVAGGLKYERQTFNQTAAGMGSSLLLLAAVGLIIPALFHFTAADRGVAIEREMSLEIAIVLFVMYGLSLFFSLKTHRHLYAGESHDAEDLGEQPWSFRLSVVVLTVVTALIAVMSELLVGAIEPTAHKLGLTQVFVGVILVALVGNAAEHSTAVLMAMKNKMDLAYGIAVGSSLQIALLVAPVLVFASYLFGTPLDLIFTPFEVAAVTISVFAVGFVAIDGESNWMEGAMLVGVYAMLAVAFYFLPG, encoded by the coding sequence ATGAAACGGATCTTTACGTCTTGGCTCGATGTGCTTTTAGTCTTCATTCCCGCCGCGCTCGTCCTTGAATTCTCGAAGGCCGATCCGCTCTTTATTTTTGCCGCCTCTGCCTTCGCAATCATTCCGCTCGCCGGCATGCTGGGGCGCGCGACCGAGCATCTTACGTCGCATGTCGGCGCCGGAATTGGCAGCCTGCTGAACGCTTCGCTGGGCAACGCGGCGGAGCTGATCATTGCCCTTGCCGCGCTCCGTGAAGGTCTCCACGATGTGGTGAAAGCATCGCTGACGGGTTCCATTCTTGGCAACATCCTGTTGGTGTTGGGCGCCTCCATGGTAGCCGGCGGGTTGAAATATGAGCGGCAGACGTTCAACCAAACGGCAGCGGGCATGGGGTCCAGTCTGTTGCTGTTAGCGGCGGTCGGCCTGATCATTCCCGCGCTCTTCCATTTCACTGCGGCCGATCGGGGTGTCGCGATCGAACGGGAGATGAGTTTGGAGATCGCGATTGTCCTCTTCGTGATGTATGGCTTGAGCTTGTTCTTTTCGCTAAAGACGCATCGCCACTTATATGCAGGTGAGTCGCACGATGCGGAAGATCTCGGGGAGCAGCCCTGGAGCTTCCGGCTGTCTGTCGTCGTGTTGACGGTGGTCACCGCCTTGATCGCGGTCATGAGCGAACTGTTAGTCGGCGCGATCGAGCCGACGGCGCACAAGCTGGGTTTGACGCAGGTTTTCGTCGGCGTGATCCTGGTGGCGCTGGTCGGTAATGCGGCGGAACATTCGACGGCGGTGCTTATGGCGATGAAGAACAAGATGGATTTAGCCTATGGAATCGCGGTGGGGTCGAGCCTTCAAATTGCGCTCTTGGTGGCCCCGGTACTGGTCTTTGCGAGTTATCTCTTCGGAACGCCTCTGGACCTGATTTTTACACCGTTTGAAGTGGCGGCGGTGACGATCTCGGTGTTTGCTGTGGGCTTCGTCGCCATCGACGGAGAGTCGAATTGGATGGAAGGCGCCATGTTGGTTGGGGTGTATGCGATGCTGGCTGTTGCCTTCTATTTTCTCCCCGGCTGA